From one Solidesulfovibrio sp. genomic stretch:
- a CDS encoding MinD/ParA family protein — translation MSQAVNPNASLSVAILSGKGGVGKTNLALNMSYALFRAGHRVLLMDFDVGLANVDVLLGLSPEKNLQDLFRPEVGAAEVMVAVEQGGFDFLPAASGVPELLEMDDDMREILFQKLNASFGDYDYLMLDLGAGISQTVLSVAVMSHLRVLVVTPEPTSLTDSYAVIKVLHTQYGVTDFHVLVNQVDSPADVKATFNRLAAACQHFLGFSPELLGGVRADQALPDAVRRQIPLLRHAPRSPAAQDILACAVKLHRVRQARQQALADMPLLGKIPRPRK, via the coding sequence ATGTCCCAAGCCGTTAATCCCAACGCGTCCCTGTCCGTGGCCATTTTAAGCGGCAAGGGGGGCGTGGGGAAAACCAACCTGGCGCTGAACATGAGCTACGCCCTGTTTCGCGCCGGCCACCGCGTGCTGCTCATGGACTTCGACGTGGGCCTGGCCAACGTGGACGTGCTGCTTGGCCTCTCCCCGGAAAAAAACCTCCAGGACCTGTTTCGCCCCGAGGTCGGGGCGGCCGAGGTCATGGTGGCCGTGGAACAGGGCGGCTTCGACTTCCTGCCGGCGGCCAGCGGCGTGCCGGAACTGCTGGAAATGGACGACGACATGCGCGAGATCCTTTTCCAGAAGCTCAACGCCTCCTTTGGCGACTACGACTACCTCATGCTCGACCTCGGGGCCGGCATCTCCCAGACCGTGCTGTCGGTGGCCGTCATGAGCCACCTGCGCGTGCTCGTGGTCACGCCCGAACCCACGTCGCTGACCGACTCCTACGCCGTCATCAAGGTGCTCCACACCCAGTACGGGGTGACCGACTTCCACGTCCTGGTCAACCAGGTCGACTCGCCGGCCGACGTCAAGGCCACCTTCAACCGCCTGGCCGCCGCCTGCCAGCATTTCCTGGGTTTTTCCCCGGAGCTGCTCGGCGGGGTGCGCGCGGACCAGGCCCTGCCCGACGCCGTGCGCCGCCAGATACCGCTGCTGCGCCATGCCCCGCGAAGCCCGGCCGCCCAGGACATCCTGGCCTGCGCCGTCAAGCTGCACCGTGTCCGCCAAGCCCGCCAGCAGGCCCTGGCCGACATGCCGCTTTTGGGAAAAATTCCCCGGCCGCGCAAGTAA
- a CDS encoding HU family DNA-binding protein gives MNKSELIKTLAETKDLHIDEAADIVNAFIDSVKQALINEDRVEIRGFGSFKIKGYKGYTGRNPKSGDVVSVAPKKLPFFRPGKELKEYLNK, from the coding sequence ATGAACAAAAGCGAACTCATCAAGACCCTGGCCGAAACCAAGGACCTGCATATCGACGAGGCCGCTGACATCGTCAACGCCTTCATCGACTCGGTCAAGCAGGCCCTGATCAACGAGGACAGGGTCGAGATCCGCGGGTTCGGCAGCTTCAAGATCAAGGGCTACAAAGGCTACACCGGCCGCAATCCCAAATCCGGCGACGTGGTGTCCGTGGCCCCGAAAAAACTCCCCTTCTTCCGCCCCGGCAAGGAGCTGAAGGAGTACCTCAACAAGTAA